Genomic DNA from Oncorhynchus mykiss isolate Arlee chromosome 2, USDA_OmykA_1.1, whole genome shotgun sequence:
CAGAAGCCACTGCATTAAACCAATACAGCAGCCTGTCTAGCCTTCAGGTTAGTTTCACTTCAATGGGAATGTGAGgtagtctgtttgtctgtctgtctgtctgtctgtctgtctgtctgtctgtctgtctgtctgtctgtctgtctgtctgtctgtctgtctgtctgtctgtctgtctgtctgtctgtctctgtgtctgtctgtctgtctgtctgtctgtctgtctgtctgtctgtctgtctgtctgtctgtctgtctgtctgtctgtctctgtgtctgtctgtctgtctgtctgtctgtctgtctgtctgtctgtctcgttcACACTCTTCCAGTTACTCTTTCTCGGTCACagactcccactccctctctcatctttaGCCTGTGTCTTCATACTTCAAAGTGTCTTTTTGTCCTATTTTCTTGTCCTTTCTGAAACTCCTAGATACAGAAGCCACTGCATTAAACCAATACAGCAGCCTGTCTAGCCTTCAGGTTAGTTTCACTTCAATGGGAATGTGAGGTAGTCTGTTTGTCTCCTGGGTCTCCCAGCTCACTTGTGAGTTCTCATCCTCTCCTTTGACACTGACTTCCTCCATCAAACGTCTAGTAGCAGCTCTGGCTTTCCACACACTTCCTGGACCGGCATGGGCACTTCCTCCTCCGCTGTGCTCTGATTGGCTGGAGTTGTCTTTTTGGGAGACCAGAAGCCTGATGGACCAATAAGATGAGGGTTAGGTCAaatgtgcgtgcatatgtattgtGTTCAATAGAACTACAGGACAGATCAACAGTGACGTGGACTTACTGTTTGGTGAACCAATCCATCGCAGAAAAGGTTTGAGCTTTGAGATGGCAACAAGGCAGGTGagcagtagacacacacacactgcagacacacacaccgggAGCCACTTGCTATcatctgtttgtgtgtatgagagacagaggagtagagagagaggtcagggccATAAAACACATTAACACCGGCATTGTATTGGgttttgtgagagagagagaactatgtaGCTCTCATGGCATTTTTACATGTCACTTTGAACACTTTCAGGCCATTTTCATAATTTGTATCCAATGTATTGTAGTTTACCTTGGTTTGGATTTGTTCTGGGCCCAGTACCAGGTTTGGTGACAGGTTTAGGTCTATGATTAGGGATACCAGGCACCGAGTGGTTTGACACTGTAGCTGGCATGATGGGAGGTGTCGGTATGAGTTTGGGTGTGTTCGGGCTGGGGATCTCCTCACAGTCCAGACAGGTGCCACTTCCTCTGCAGCGGTAGCCTGGTTTACAGCTGCACACATCATTCTGCTTGGTGGAACAGTTAGATACATACTGCAGCTCTGTAACGGAACACAAGTCATAGGTGGTCTATTTGTCTGTGTGCCTTCATGTATACTGACTTTGACAGTGTTTTTGTCACATAGTCAAACACAATCTGAAATCATGCCTGAATATGAGAAAATGGCTCATCTTCAAAATGACTCATAGTACCTTGTTGAATCAGGTTTTGACTCACAACGAACTGAAGTGTATATTACCGTCTGAccccaccctacacacacacacacacacacacacacacacacagcagccatTTCACTAGAGTGAACATCAGTTAACGTGTTCACTGAGTCTGGCTACTCTCAAACCTCTCTCACCTCTGTGTTTACCCTCTTTAAAAATCTCTATTTTTGTCCCCCACTACACTCGATGACAACGATGTAATGAAAATGTTCTGTCAGCTGTACTTTCCAATGTTTATCTTTAAAGTAAAAAGGTTATTTCCACCGGTGAGATGATATCTGTCTACCACTAACCCCTCCCACTGTCCCCCCTCCATCACCACTGATATCCTTGACATTACTTGGTAGACATGCCATCCCTTCTGCCctccaggcctcccaaccctccTCTACTCCTGGGTGGGTGAGTCAGTGTTTCTCagtgcccccctccccctctctctctgactgtgtcCCACCATGGTACAGTGAAGGGGGAAATCCCTAGCAGGCTGTGTTTTCATCTGTAAAGTCCTTTGTAACTATGACTTAGAAAAACAGGTGAGTAACAGTTTTAGACAGGCAGACAAGACAAGCATCAGTGCCAATCATAGGTTG
This window encodes:
- the LOC110509570 gene encoding CD27 antigen — its product is MHLFWWITHIFLSLPSLLSLVQSLTCDNEKQYAWPLHDSQWCCNKCPPGQHLVGRCTGQNSPTQCADCASGYYSDSYNFNIGCKSCDGCSMSELQYVSNCSTKQNDVCSCKPGYRCRGSGTCLDCEEIPSPNTPKLIPTPPIMPATVSNHSVPGIPNHRPKPVTKPGTGPRTNPNQDDSKWLPVCVSAVCVCLLLTCLVAISKLKPFLRWIGSPNSFWSPKKTTPANQSTAEEEVPMPVQEVCGKPELLLDV